In Nonomuraea muscovyensis, one genomic interval encodes:
- a CDS encoding winged helix DNA-binding domain-containing protein codes for MDTLSLRSLNRATLERQLLLSRVDLPPLDVVERLAGLQAQDPDPPYVGLWSRITGFRHDGLTRLLHERSVVRATLFRGTQHLVSAADYLWLRPLLQPMLDRWQKGAFGRATAGLDLTELAETAAALIGTGSPSRPELGRALAERWPGRDPVALARSVQGLLPVVHPPPDGTWGRRGTTPFALARHWLGEPPAAEPSPRDLVLRYLAAFGPASVKDVQAWSGMTRLREVVEGLRPVLRPFRGEDGGELWDLPDAPRPEADAPAPVRFLAALDNVVLGHADRTRLMTAEQRPHVIVDAALTVDGFVRGLWAVRRAGDTATLAVRLFAPLSGAEEAEVAEEGGRLLRFAAGDAPSHDIHFTTVA; via the coding sequence ATGGACACTCTCTCCCTCCGGAGCCTGAACAGGGCGACCCTGGAGCGCCAGCTTCTGCTGAGCCGCGTGGACCTGCCCCCGCTCGACGTGGTCGAGCGGCTCGCCGGGCTGCAGGCGCAGGACCCCGACCCGCCGTACGTCGGGCTGTGGAGCCGCATCACCGGTTTCCGGCACGACGGCCTCACCCGGCTCCTGCACGAGCGGAGCGTGGTGCGGGCGACCCTGTTCCGGGGCACCCAGCACCTGGTCTCGGCCGCCGACTACCTGTGGCTGCGGCCCCTGCTGCAGCCGATGCTGGACCGCTGGCAGAAGGGGGCGTTCGGCCGGGCGACGGCCGGGCTCGACCTCACCGAGCTGGCCGAGACGGCCGCGGCCCTCATCGGCACCGGCTCGCCGAGCCGGCCCGAGCTGGGCCGGGCGCTGGCCGAACGCTGGCCGGGGCGCGACCCGGTGGCGCTGGCCCGGTCGGTGCAGGGCCTGCTGCCGGTGGTGCACCCGCCGCCCGACGGCACGTGGGGCAGGCGGGGCACGACGCCCTTCGCGCTGGCGCGTCACTGGCTCGGCGAGCCGCCGGCGGCCGAGCCGTCGCCCCGTGACCTGGTTCTGCGCTACCTCGCCGCGTTCGGACCTGCCTCGGTCAAGGACGTGCAGGCATGGAGCGGGATGACCCGGCTGCGCGAGGTGGTCGAGGGGCTGCGGCCGGTGCTGCGGCCGTTCCGCGGCGAGGACGGCGGCGAGCTGTGGGACCTGCCGGACGCGCCCCGCCCGGAGGCGGACGCTCCGGCGCCCGTCAGGTTCCTCGCCGCGCTCGACAACGTGGTGCTCGGCCACGCCGACCGCACCCGCCTGATGACGGCCGAGCAGCGCCCGCACGTCATCGTCGACGCCGCCCTGACCGTGGACGGCTTCGTGCGCGGGCTGTGGGCCGTCAGGCGGGCCGGGGACACGGCGACGCTGGCGGTCAGGCTGTTCGCGCCGCTGTCGGGTGCCGAGGAGGCGGAGGTGGCCGAGGAGGGCGGCCGGTTGCTGCGCTTCGCGGCCGGGGATGCCCCGTCCCACGACATCCACTTCACGACTGTCGCCTGA
- a CDS encoding serine hydrolase domain-containing protein codes for MMQTVMNVLVAAAVAAGSQGAGVRPELEKIVVGNGATAALARVSDGDRTWSGAVGVRDIKRGGRPSPAGYFRIGSVTKTFVATVVLQLVDEGKVGLDDPIDRHLPGMVPDGERITVRELLDHTSHLYDYMSEPGYSTNRWRGEARFRSYQPRELLDVAFAKKLPDDRAWHYSNTNYVVLGLLVEKLTGRAYGEEVKRRILRPLGLRHTVVPGDRTGVPSPHAKGYEPMPHLVDATRMNPSLDWAAGEMISTTADLERFLSALLSGKLTSAASLRAMRTTVETGAGFGYGLGLQSYTLPCGKVWGHSGELIGYLTFAFRSDSGKSLVMSINPSTRNPSTEEVMGIAVKAFCGSAG; via the coding sequence ATGATGCAGACGGTGATGAACGTGCTGGTGGCGGCGGCGGTCGCGGCAGGGAGCCAGGGAGCCGGGGTCCGCCCCGAGCTGGAGAAGATCGTGGTGGGCAACGGGGCGACGGCCGCTCTGGCACGGGTCTCCGACGGAGACCGGACATGGTCCGGCGCCGTGGGGGTTCGCGACATCAAGCGCGGCGGGCGGCCCTCGCCCGCCGGGTACTTCCGGATCGGCAGCGTCACCAAGACGTTCGTCGCGACCGTGGTGCTCCAACTCGTGGACGAGGGCAAGGTGGGGCTCGACGACCCCATCGACCGGCATCTGCCGGGCATGGTCCCGGACGGGGAACGCATCACGGTCCGCGAGCTCCTCGACCACACCAGCCACCTGTACGACTACATGAGCGAGCCGGGATACTCCACCAACCGGTGGCGCGGCGAGGCGCGGTTCCGCTCCTACCAGCCGCGCGAACTGCTCGACGTGGCCTTCGCCAAGAAGCTCCCCGACGACCGCGCGTGGCATTACTCCAACACCAACTACGTGGTGCTCGGCCTGCTGGTGGAGAAGCTGACGGGCAGGGCCTACGGCGAGGAGGTCAAGCGCCGCATCCTGCGACCGCTGGGCCTGCGTCACACCGTGGTGCCGGGCGACCGGACGGGCGTGCCGTCCCCGCACGCCAAGGGGTACGAGCCGATGCCCCACCTGGTGGACGCGACCCGGATGAACCCCTCGCTGGACTGGGCGGCGGGAGAGATGATCTCGACCACGGCGGACCTGGAGCGGTTCCTGTCCGCCTTGCTGAGCGGCAAGCTGACCAGCGCCGCGTCGCTGCGCGCCATGCGCACGACCGTCGAGACGGGGGCCGGATTCGGCTACGGGCTCGGCCTGCAGTCGTACACGCTGCCGTGCGGCAAGGTGTGGGGGCACAGCGGTGAGCTGATCGGGTACCTCACGTTCGCGTTCCGCTCGGACTCGGGCAAGTCGCTGGTCATGTCGATCAACCCGTCGACGCGCAACCCGTCGACGGAGGAGGTCATGGGCATCGCCGTCAAGGCGTTCTGCGGGTCCGCAGGCTGA
- a CDS encoding cation:proton antiporter, with protein MSNPDLIFALGGAGALLAASLPAVLHRLPFSLPLACLLGGMVLFLLPFPVLEPDPVAHRAALEHITEICVVISLMGAGLALNRKAGLRRWSSTWRLLGWTMPLTIVAVAGATTWLLGWPPAAAVLLGAVLAPTDPVLASDVQVGEPVDAENADDEVRFSLTSEAGLNDGLAFPIVYAAIALATTGGAAWMGDWALIDVLYRVSVGVLGGMLVGKLLGRLFFHTRKANLRLAEHRDGFVALASTFLAYGMTELVHGYGFIAVFVTACTIRNAERSDGYNGILHGFIEQIERLLTAWLLLLLGGFVAVGGLASLTWRGAAVALLLLLVIRPVTGWLAQARGPAGPRERAVISFFGIRGIGSLYYLAFALGLADFGVPQEELWAVVAFAVLASIVLHGITATPVMARLDRLRDTPQPSWPSNVTSDGSARPTG; from the coding sequence GTGAGCAATCCCGACCTCATCTTCGCCCTTGGCGGTGCGGGTGCGCTGCTGGCCGCGTCGCTGCCCGCCGTGCTGCACCGGCTGCCCTTCTCCCTGCCGCTGGCCTGCCTGCTCGGCGGGATGGTGCTGTTCCTGCTCCCCTTTCCGGTGCTGGAACCTGATCCGGTCGCTCACCGTGCCGCGCTTGAGCACATCACCGAGATCTGCGTGGTCATCTCCCTGATGGGCGCCGGCCTGGCCCTCAACCGTAAGGCCGGCCTGCGCCGCTGGTCATCGACCTGGCGGCTGCTCGGCTGGACCATGCCCCTGACGATCGTGGCCGTCGCGGGGGCCACGACCTGGCTGCTGGGCTGGCCGCCGGCAGCGGCCGTGCTGCTCGGTGCGGTGCTCGCGCCCACCGACCCGGTGCTGGCCTCCGACGTGCAGGTGGGGGAGCCCGTGGACGCCGAGAACGCCGACGACGAGGTCCGCTTCTCCCTCACGTCCGAAGCCGGACTCAACGACGGTCTGGCTTTTCCCATCGTCTACGCCGCCATAGCTCTGGCGACGACCGGCGGAGCCGCCTGGATGGGTGACTGGGCGCTGATCGACGTGCTCTACCGGGTCTCCGTGGGAGTGCTGGGCGGGATGCTCGTCGGCAAGCTGCTCGGCCGCCTGTTCTTCCACACCAGGAAGGCGAACCTGCGGCTGGCCGAGCACCGCGACGGGTTCGTCGCCCTGGCGAGCACGTTCCTGGCCTACGGCATGACCGAACTCGTTCACGGCTATGGCTTCATCGCCGTCTTCGTCACCGCCTGCACGATACGAAACGCCGAACGCAGCGATGGCTACAACGGCATCCTCCACGGTTTCATCGAACAGATCGAACGACTGCTCACCGCCTGGCTGCTCCTGCTTCTCGGCGGATTCGTCGCGGTCGGCGGCCTTGCCTCGCTGACCTGGCGCGGCGCCGCCGTCGCGCTCCTGTTGCTCCTGGTGATCCGGCCCGTGACCGGGTGGCTGGCCCAGGCGCGCGGCCCCGCAGGCCCCCGGGAGCGGGCCGTCATCTCCTTCTTCGGGATTCGCGGCATCGGCTCGCTGTACTACCTGGCGTTCGCCCTCGGCCTCGCTGATTTCGGCGTGCCACAGGAGGAGCTGTGGGCCGTGGTCGCCTTCGCGGTGCTGGCCTCGATCGTGCTGCACGGCATCACCGCCACGCCGGTCATGGCCCGCCTCGACCGCCTGCGTGACACGCCGCAACCGTCCTGGCCGAGCAACGTGACCTCCGACGGGTCGGCCCGCCCTACGGGCTGA
- a CDS encoding NmrA/HSCARG family protein, whose protein sequence is MTRVVVIGATGKQGGAVADLLVQRGHEVVAYVRSAESPAAKALLAQGVRLATGDLADPDALQRACKGADAVFGLSVPFGEGGKDEEIAQGRLLVDTAARLDVHLVYSSVRGGDRLVATNIDHADSKQLIEAYVRERPVRATVLGPVYFMENVLNLGFSRLGDGILANPLTPGKPLDQVSVLDIAGMAVHAVENPDELAGERIDIASDRVTGQEAARILSEVLGREIPYQQLPLDMVRQWAGEEVATMFESFENNTDFLDIEALHARYPAVRWHSYAEWARTVDWDRILAG, encoded by the coding sequence ATGACCAGAGTCGTCGTCATAGGTGCCACCGGCAAGCAGGGCGGCGCGGTCGCCGACCTGCTTGTGCAGCGCGGTCACGAGGTGGTGGCGTACGTGCGCTCGGCGGAATCGCCGGCCGCGAAGGCGCTGTTGGCCCAGGGGGTGCGGCTCGCCACCGGCGATCTCGCCGATCCCGACGCGCTCCAGCGGGCGTGCAAAGGCGCCGACGCGGTTTTCGGCCTGTCAGTGCCGTTCGGCGAGGGCGGCAAGGATGAGGAGATCGCGCAGGGACGCCTGCTCGTCGACACTGCCGCTCGCCTTGACGTCCACCTGGTGTACTCCTCTGTGCGGGGCGGCGACCGGCTGGTGGCCACCAACATCGACCACGCCGACAGCAAGCAGCTCATCGAGGCGTATGTGCGCGAGCGGCCGGTGCGCGCGACGGTGCTCGGCCCGGTGTACTTCATGGAGAACGTGCTCAACCTCGGCTTCAGCCGGCTCGGCGACGGCATTCTCGCCAACCCGCTGACTCCCGGCAAGCCGCTCGACCAGGTGAGTGTCCTGGACATCGCCGGCATGGCCGTACACGCCGTCGAGAACCCCGACGAGCTCGCCGGCGAGCGGATCGACATCGCGTCCGACCGCGTCACCGGGCAGGAAGCGGCCCGGATCCTGAGCGAGGTGCTCGGCCGGGAGATCCCCTACCAGCAGCTGCCCCTGGACATGGTGCGGCAGTGGGCCGGCGAGGAAGTGGCCACGATGTTCGAGAGCTTCGAGAACAACACCGATTTCCTTGACATCGAGGCTCTGCATGCCAGGTACCCCGCCGTGCGCTGGCACAGCTACGCCGAGTGGGCCAGGACGGTGGACTGGGACAGAATCCTCGCGGGCTAG
- a CDS encoding ABC transporter ATP-binding protein, translating into MAREILPVADPSQVRAYARRLTLKYPRRLAVALALHGLAAVAGLVVPWQLGTLVQDVKDDAPVNVTLVAFGIGAFLVLQGVLVRFAVLASSRLGEKVLAELREEFVDRVLALPLSTVERAGAGDLITRTSRDVDSLSRTVRHAVPETLIATVTFTITLGAVLLVSPLLMLPMLVAAPLLWLSTRWYLKRARDGYLRENAAYADMTEGLAETVEGARAIEALGLHRRRSERTDRDIARSFAAERYTLGLRTRWFPSIELGYVIPVAATLLVGGLFYSADWVSLQQVTAATLYAQQLIDPLDRFLMWIDELQVGGAAMARLLGVANVPDDREPSPARPSGELLEASGVHYAYRAGRDVLHGVSLTVRPGERLAMVGPSGAGKSTLGRLLAGIHGPRAGSVSVGGVPLVELPLDELRGHVALVTQEHHVFKGTLRDNMLIARPGADDPAVRDALAAVDVLDWVLALPDGLDTVVGSGGLAVSPAQAQQLALARLVLADPHTLVLDEATSLIDPRAARHLERSLAAVLEGRTVIAIAHRLYTAHDADRVAVVEDGRISELGSHEELVAAGGSYAALWSSWHGTPTRSPGGTAG; encoded by the coding sequence ATGGCCCGCGAGATCCTGCCGGTCGCCGACCCGAGCCAGGTACGCGCCTACGCCCGCCGGCTGACGCTGAAGTATCCGCGGCGGCTCGCCGTCGCCCTGGCCCTGCACGGGCTCGCGGCGGTGGCCGGGCTGGTCGTCCCGTGGCAGCTCGGCACCCTGGTGCAGGACGTCAAGGACGACGCTCCGGTCAACGTCACGCTGGTGGCGTTCGGCATCGGCGCCTTCCTGGTGCTCCAGGGCGTGCTGGTGCGCTTCGCGGTGCTGGCCTCGTCCAGGCTCGGCGAGAAGGTGCTGGCCGAGCTGCGTGAGGAGTTCGTCGACCGGGTGCTGGCGCTGCCACTGTCCACGGTGGAGCGGGCCGGCGCCGGCGACCTCATCACCCGGACGTCCCGCGACGTCGACTCGCTGTCCAGGACCGTACGGCACGCCGTCCCCGAGACGCTGATCGCGACCGTCACCTTCACCATCACCTTGGGCGCGGTGCTGCTCGTCAGCCCGCTGCTCATGCTGCCGATGCTGGTCGCGGCGCCGCTGCTGTGGCTTTCCACCCGCTGGTATCTCAAGCGGGCCCGCGACGGCTACCTGCGCGAGAACGCCGCCTACGCCGACATGACGGAGGGGCTGGCCGAGACCGTCGAGGGCGCCCGCGCCATCGAGGCGCTGGGCCTGCATCGACGCCGCAGCGAGCGGACCGACCGCGACATCGCCCGCTCGTTCGCCGCCGAGCGCTACACGCTGGGGCTGCGGACGAGGTGGTTCCCCTCGATCGAGCTGGGCTACGTGATCCCGGTGGCCGCGACGCTGCTGGTCGGCGGGCTGTTCTACAGCGCCGACTGGGTCTCGCTGCAGCAGGTAACGGCGGCCACGCTGTACGCGCAGCAACTCATCGACCCGCTCGACCGGTTCCTCATGTGGATCGACGAGCTGCAGGTGGGTGGGGCGGCCATGGCGCGGCTGCTGGGCGTGGCCAACGTGCCCGACGACCGCGAGCCGTCCCCGGCGCGCCCCTCGGGCGAGCTGCTGGAGGCGTCCGGCGTCCACTACGCCTACCGCGCGGGCCGCGACGTGTTGCACGGCGTGTCGCTGACCGTGCGGCCGGGGGAGCGGCTGGCCATGGTCGGCCCCTCCGGGGCCGGCAAGTCGACGCTGGGCAGGTTGCTGGCCGGCATCCACGGGCCGCGGGCCGGATCGGTGTCCGTCGGCGGCGTGCCGCTGGTCGAGCTGCCGCTCGACGAGCTGCGCGGCCACGTCGCGCTGGTCACCCAGGAGCACCACGTGTTCAAGGGGACACTCCGCGACAACATGCTCATCGCCCGGCCGGGCGCCGACGACCCGGCCGTGCGCGACGCGCTGGCCGCCGTGGACGTGCTCGACTGGGTGCTCGCCCTGCCCGACGGCCTCGACACCGTCGTCGGCTCGGGCGGGCTCGCCGTCTCACCGGCCCAGGCGCAGCAGCTCGCGCTGGCCCGCCTCGTGCTGGCCGACCCGCACACGCTGGTGCTCGACGAGGCCACCTCGCTGATCGACCCGCGCGCCGCCCGCCACCTGGAGCGGTCGCTCGCCGCGGTGCTGGAGGGCCGTACGGTGATCGCGATCGCGCACCGCCTCTACACGGCGCACGACGCCGACCGGGTGGCCGTGGTGGAGGACGGCCGGATCAGCGAGCTGGGCTCGCACGAGGAGCTGGTGGCCGCGGGCGGCTCCTACGCGGCCCTGTGGAGCAGCTGGCACGGCACCCCCACCCGCTCGCCGGGCGGCACGGCCGGCTGA
- a CDS encoding ABC transporter ATP-binding protein — translation MRSLPEADPGLPDIRSPFRYLLWNARMQLPSLLGGIAFATAWWVVQALVPAVLGKGIDALTAKDGGELLTWSAILLGLGLAQAYTGIMRHRLAVYNWLAAAYRTVQVTARQAARLGATLPKRLSTGEVVSVGNSDIAHIGSSMDILLRGTGSIVAIVTVTVILISTSLPLGLMVLFGVPVMAVAVGPLLRPLHRRQKAQRDLTGELSTRSADIVAGLRVLRGIGGEQVFAEHYREESQRVRHAGVAVSRVESLLEGAQIILPGLLVAAVTGVGASFAVGGQITPGELVSFYTYAVFLIGPMRTLTEAADKLTKGHVAARRVVRILSIEPEVSGGDGTSEGGVLRDSYSGVTLQPGTLTAVAAGTPEDAIAIADRLGRYTDGDVTFGSADLATLPVEEVRSRILVADNGARLFTGRLRDELDVRGGASDGEIRQALHAACAEDIVEALPEGLDAQVAEAGREFSGGQQQRLRLARALLADPEVLILVEPTSAVDAHSEARIADRLAKARAGRTTLVCTTSPLVLDRTDHVIYVEDGRAHAEGTHRELLGSSPAYAATVTRGED, via the coding sequence ATGCGCTCCCTACCCGAGGCCGATCCCGGCCTGCCCGACATCCGCAGCCCGTTCCGCTACCTGTTGTGGAACGCGCGCATGCAACTGCCCTCACTCCTCGGCGGCATCGCCTTCGCGACCGCCTGGTGGGTGGTGCAGGCCCTGGTGCCGGCGGTCCTCGGCAAGGGCATCGACGCCCTCACCGCCAAGGACGGCGGCGAGCTGCTGACCTGGTCGGCGATCCTCCTCGGGCTCGGCCTGGCGCAGGCCTACACCGGGATCATGCGGCACCGGCTGGCCGTCTACAACTGGCTGGCCGCCGCCTACCGCACGGTCCAGGTGACCGCCAGGCAGGCCGCCCGGCTCGGCGCCACGCTGCCCAAACGCCTGTCCACCGGCGAGGTCGTCAGCGTCGGCAACTCCGACATCGCGCACATCGGCAGCTCGATGGACATCCTGCTGCGCGGCACCGGCTCCATCGTGGCGATCGTCACGGTCACCGTGATCCTCATCTCCACGTCCCTGCCGCTCGGCCTGATGGTGCTCTTCGGCGTGCCGGTCATGGCGGTGGCGGTCGGGCCGCTGCTGAGGCCGCTGCACCGGCGCCAGAAGGCGCAGCGCGACCTCACCGGCGAGCTGTCCACCCGCTCCGCCGACATCGTGGCCGGGCTGCGGGTGCTGCGCGGCATCGGCGGCGAGCAGGTGTTCGCCGAGCACTACCGGGAGGAGTCGCAGCGGGTCCGGCACGCCGGCGTCGCCGTGTCCAGGGTCGAGTCGCTGCTGGAGGGCGCCCAGATCATCCTGCCCGGCCTGCTCGTCGCAGCCGTCACGGGAGTGGGCGCGTCGTTCGCGGTCGGCGGGCAGATCACGCCCGGCGAGCTGGTCTCGTTCTACACGTACGCGGTGTTCCTGATCGGGCCGATGCGCACCCTCACCGAGGCCGCCGACAAGCTGACCAAGGGCCACGTGGCCGCCCGCCGGGTGGTGCGCATCCTGTCCATCGAGCCCGAGGTGTCCGGCGGCGACGGCACGAGCGAGGGCGGCGTGCTGCGCGACAGCTACAGCGGCGTGACCCTCCAACCGGGCACGCTCACCGCGGTCGCCGCCGGCACGCCCGAGGACGCCATCGCCATCGCCGACCGGCTCGGCCGCTACACCGACGGCGACGTCACCTTCGGCTCGGCCGACCTGGCCACGCTGCCCGTCGAGGAGGTCCGCTCGCGCATCCTGGTCGCCGACAACGGCGCCCGGCTGTTCACCGGCAGGCTCCGCGACGAGCTCGACGTCCGCGGCGGCGCCTCCGACGGGGAGATCAGGCAGGCGCTGCACGCCGCCTGCGCCGAGGACATCGTCGAGGCGCTGCCCGAAGGGCTGGACGCCCAGGTGGCCGAGGCCGGCCGGGAGTTCTCCGGCGGGCAGCAGCAGCGGCTGCGGCTGGCACGGGCGCTGCTGGCCGACCCGGAGGTGCTCATCCTGGTCGAGCCGACCAGCGCCGTCGACGCCCACAGCGAGGCGCGCATCGCCGACCGGCTCGCCAAGGCGCGGGCCGGCCGCACCACGCTGGTCTGCACGACCAGCCCGCTCGTGCTCGACCGCACCGACCATGTGATCTACGTGGAGGACGGCAGAGCGCACGCCGAGGGCACGCACCGGGAGCTGCTCGGCTCCTCGCCCGCCTACGCCGCGACCGTGACCCGAGGGGAAGACTGA
- a CDS encoding phosphotransferase, translated as MRHGYTNSTVGDGALVVKCYQGPEAAFRLRTESRFLRRLKGRLPVPPVHKITRTSVTTAFVPGAHGQDLLDEGRATEVLAACGRTLASIHRLGIVHGDYGPQNMLFDPATYEPVAILDWEWAHPGPPVEDLSWCEWIVRTHHPEHVPLLPSFFDAYGAAVPSWAERHAAMLDRCRALIDFTARWQPGGDGEKLWRRRLETTAAWTGG; from the coding sequence GTGAGGCACGGGTACACCAACAGCACGGTCGGCGACGGCGCACTGGTCGTCAAGTGTTACCAAGGTCCCGAGGCGGCGTTCCGGCTGCGGACCGAGAGCAGGTTCCTGCGCCGGCTGAAGGGACGGCTCCCGGTGCCGCCCGTCCACAAGATCACCAGGACGAGCGTGACCACGGCCTTCGTGCCCGGCGCGCACGGCCAGGATCTCCTGGACGAGGGGCGGGCCACCGAGGTGCTGGCCGCCTGCGGCCGCACCCTGGCGAGCATCCACCGCCTGGGCATCGTGCACGGCGACTACGGCCCGCAGAACATGCTGTTCGACCCGGCGACGTACGAGCCGGTGGCGATCCTCGACTGGGAGTGGGCGCACCCGGGCCCGCCGGTGGAGGACCTGTCGTGGTGCGAGTGGATCGTGCGCACGCACCACCCGGAGCACGTGCCGCTGCTGCCGTCCTTCTTCGACGCCTACGGCGCCGCCGTGCCGTCCTGGGCGGAGCGCCACGCCGCCATGCTGGACCGCTGCCGCGCCTTGATCGACTTCACCGCCCGCTGGCAACCCGGCGGCGACGGCGAGAAGCTCTGGCGCCGCCGCCTGGAGACCACCGCCGCCTGGACCGGCGGCTGA
- a CDS encoding succinate dehydrogenase/fumarate reductase iron-sulfur subunit, with translation MNLTLKVWRQSGPTDSGRMVTYRVEDVSPDMSFLEMLDVLNERLIIEGDDPIAFDHDCREGICGMCGMVINGVAHGEQRATTTCQLHMRHFEDGAVITIEPWRAAPFPVVKDLVVDRSAFDRIIQAGGFVSVPAGSAPDAHSVPVRKEDADAAFDAATCIGCGACVAACPNGSASLFTAAKITHLSLLPQGQPERLTRARAMVDQMDAEGFGGCTNTGECTAVCPKGIPLDAIAQMNGDYLKANAK, from the coding sequence GTGAACCTGACCCTGAAGGTCTGGCGGCAGAGCGGCCCCACCGACTCCGGACGCATGGTGACGTACCGGGTGGAGGATGTGTCGCCGGACATGTCGTTCCTGGAGATGCTGGACGTCCTCAACGAGCGGCTGATCATCGAGGGCGACGACCCGATCGCCTTCGACCACGACTGCCGCGAAGGCATCTGCGGCATGTGCGGCATGGTCATCAACGGTGTCGCGCACGGCGAGCAGCGGGCCACCACGACCTGCCAGCTCCACATGCGCCACTTCGAGGACGGCGCCGTCATCACCATCGAGCCGTGGCGCGCCGCGCCGTTCCCGGTGGTGAAGGACCTGGTCGTGGACCGGTCGGCGTTCGACCGCATCATCCAGGCCGGCGGCTTCGTCTCGGTGCCGGCCGGCTCGGCGCCCGACGCGCACAGCGTCCCGGTGCGCAAGGAGGACGCCGACGCCGCCTTCGACGCGGCCACCTGCATCGGCTGCGGCGCCTGCGTGGCGGCGTGCCCGAACGGCTCGGCCTCCCTCTTCACCGCCGCCAAGATCACCCACCTGAGCCTGCTGCCCCAGGGCCAGCCGGAGCGCCTCACGCGCGCCAGGGCCATGGTGGACCAGATGGACGCCGAGGGCTTCGGCGGCTGCACCAACACCGGCGAGTGCACCGCCGTCTGCCCCAAGGGCATCCCGCTGGACGCGATCGCCCAGATGAACGGCGACTACCTGAAGGCCAACGCCAAGTAG